The DNA region gaagatcccctggaggaggacacggcaacccctgcagtggaaggtggagtcttaaccactgactgcCCAGGAAGTCCCAGGTACTGGTTTTAGTGCTGCTTCCAGCGGTCTGGGGAACGAGGCTTCACAGCAGAGGGCCAGGAGAAATCAGGGGATGAGGAAGGGAGAGACAGCACACATTCCAATTGCTTGAAGTGAAGGAAATGAGATGATAGGCTAATTCCTGGTGGAATTAATAAAGGAAGATTATCCAGGTTAAAATGGTCTTCACTGGTGGCTTATATGGAAAACagtgcctgcagtgcagtagacacggtgcgatccttgggtcaggacgatcccttggagttgtgaatggcaacccactccaggattcattcctgggaaatcccatggacaaagtatCCTAGTGAGCTATAGTCTGtggtgtcaaagagttggacaccactgaacgactaacactggAGGCAATGTAGTTACTCACAGGTCACACTCAGCCTGAGGGGGTCACTTTTGCTGGAGTTGGACCTGTTGGAGACCTCACACTGATAATCCCCGGCGTCCTTTCTGCTGACGGGGTCTATGGTGAGGGTGCTATTGTCCAGGGACAGTGTCATCCCCATTGTGAGGAGGAGACTCTGGCCTTTGAAGAACCAGCGTATGGAGACCCTGGTCTCATCTGTGAGGCAGGTCAGGACCACGGGACCCTCATGTTCTGCGACTGTGGTGTTGCTGGCTTGGAGGGAGGGCCGTGCCACTGGGTCTGTGGAGAGACAGAGGGGTGACTGCTGAGAGGGGGTCAGGGGCCTGGGCCATGCTCCCTCCTCAGTCTCGGGGCCCAGTGACCTCTGTACAGGCGCCTGTAAGGAAGGCCCTGGGACTCTGACAGGTGACAATGGGAGAGATGATCGCACATCTCCTCTGACCCCCAGATCACACCAGGGGGACCCCTGCCTGGTTGCTGGGACAACACTCTAATATTGGACAGCTCTGCGGTATCAGCCTTGGGAACCTTGACTTTCTGACTGTGGGGCTAGCCAGGCCAGTCAGGGAGTGTAGGATCTGAGAGAACATGTTATGACGGGAATAAAGAGAACCTGGGCGTACTGCTGGGGCCTCACACTGACAAGCCGGGGGCACTGTGTGGCTGGGTTAGAGGCTGTGTGGCAGGAAAGATTTAGGTTTCCCTCCAGATGGTAAGAGGAATCTAAGGGGGAAGTGGAGGGGTGTCCACATCATTTGGAGCAAAGAGCATAAAGCCACACATGGTGCaatcagagggaagggaagttCCGGCTCTGTATGAGGGCCCCTGGGTCTTTCTGAGCTGTTCACATACTCTGAAAAATTTGCAATCATTACCCTTCATGCTCACTCATTGTGAGCCTGAAATATTAATTTGTTTCTCCCATCATATTCTGGTGATCCTCAGGCACCAAGAGAGAGCAGCCCATCCCCTCCGTGTCTTGATTCAAGGTGGACCTGCCTGGACTTGCCTGGGACCGGAAGTCATGGCCAGTCTGGGTGTCCAGGAGTGATGGCCCATGTACTCGGACCTGAGAGGGATGGGTATGGGTTGGCTCTGGCAGCGTTCATTTGCGTGGGCAGCCCAGATCACACAGGAACAGAGGATACTCACAGAGGACCTGCAGGGTGAATGGGTCACTGCGGCGGACACTCACTGGGTTCCGGGCTTCACACACATAGGGCCCTGTGTCTTTCCTTGTCACACTGAACACAGTGAGAGTCCTCTTGTCCTCGGACAGTTCCAGCCTCGTGCTGCTGGGGAGGCTCTGATCGTTGATCCACCACATGTAGGAGGTGTTCTGGGTCTCAGGTCCACACGTTAACACCACAGTGTCCTTGTGCTCCCAGGGGTTGGAGTTGTTGCTGGTGATGACGGGTGTGGGTAGCACCGCTGTGCAGATAACAGAGAGAACACTGCCCccgagtttccctggtggctcagacagtaaagaatctgcctgccagtgcaggagacctgagttcaacccctgggttgggaagatcccctggagatgggaattgCTACccagtcagtattcttgcctggagaattccaaggacagcggagcctgctgggctatagttcctggggtagcaaagagtgggacatgactgagcgaccaacactttccctttctttatATCCTTGCATCCTCTAGAAacatctttatcttttatttgaGAAACATCTTTAAACAAATGTGGCATCCTTCGCCTGCCAATCAGAGTCTTTAAAGAATAAGGCAGGTTTGTGTATGGCAAGACAAATGCATGTGGAGCTAAGCTCAGAGAGTGTGAGGCCACCTGCTCTATGTCTGGGAGAAGCACAGACTTCCTCGCGGGTTGACTGTGCAACAGCGTTTACTGGTGGACAGAACTGGGTGGGATTCAGAGACCATCTGGCATCTGTCCTGGTTTCATCAACCAGCCTCATGAGAGCGTTCCCTGGGATGCACCCCTGGGGATGAGGAGCTGCCCGGAGctgcttctctctcttcctccctgggGATGCTGAGATTTCTCTGGAGTCTCCCAGTCCCCCAGGGCAGTTGACTAACAGCCTGGGGACCCTGTACCTATGTGAAAGTCTCATGAAGCAGGATCAGGTTGCATCCCTGCGGGGATGTGGCTTTCAGGGCTGAGCCTTTGCTGGTGACCAGCTTAGGAGCCTAGGGATTTGGCACATGCTTCCCAGTGTCACTGGAGGCAGGAGCCCTGGGACAGGGTCTGGGAGGGGCTTCCTGGGGCTGAGCTTCTCTGTGAGGATCCCTCGGGTCCCTCAGGCTAGGTCTTCACCAAGTCCTGCAGGGTCTTCCTCAGGGTGAAGGTAGAAGGGAGGGGCCCAGGGGCCTCTCCCTCGGCTGAGTCCCTCCCATCAGACAGAACCTCTGTCTACACTGTGTCTGCAGGGTCTGGGTTCCTGGAAAGCATTCTGACCCTTTGGAGTTTGTCTCCACAGCGTGGGTCCTGCACTAAAATAGTTCAAACCCCAACACAGGACACCATGCAGAGGGGGATGGAAGCACCATCCCGGTCTGTCAGTCCTGTGTGTGTGAACAGAATTCACCTCACCCAACACCCCAAGGTCAGAGAAGAGGCACTCACGGTGTACGTGGAGGTGTCCggtttgtctttctgtctgtaaATCAAACTGTAATATGAGCAGGGTGTAGGATCCTGTGTCTTTCTGGATGACGTTCTGGATCAGCAGGGTTCCACTGGGGCAAAGTGTCTCCCGACCGCTGTGTGCAGGCCCTTTGGTAGTTACATTAGTGTCTGCTCTATATGATGCGATTAACTGGCTGTTTTCTACCCTTTCTCCTCTGTACCAGGTATAGGCTAGCGGATTCTCTGGCAGATTGTGGGCAAGTAGAAGGACATCCGTCCCTTCTGCAGCAAGCGGGGGCACCGTTTCAATAGTGAGCTgggcagtggtggtggggggccaGAAGGTCAAGAGTGAGActaggagggaagagagagaaatcagTTAATATTCTGACCTGTGTGGGGGATGGGAAAATGGTGCCCTGGATCCTGAGCAGGTCTCTTCATCCCTCAGCCTTGGTGTGTTTTTATACTGTGTGAGGCTCTGTGTGCgcgtatgtgtatatgtgtgtgtgcgtgtgtatgtatgtgtgtatgtgtgtgtgtgtatgtatctgggtgtgtgtatgtgtgtatatgtgtgtgtgcatatatgtgtgtatgtgtctttgtgtgcatgtgtgtgtgtgtgtgtgtctgggtgtgtgtgtgtatatatgtgtgtgcatacatgtgtgtgtctttgtgtatatgtgtgtgtgtgtatgtgtttctgtgcgtgtgtatgtgtgtgtgtcctcctGGTTCAAGGTCAGCAGCATGACCCCCATCACTTCCGCCCCTCTGGGCTCTGTATTTCCTGTTTCCCCAGCTGTCCCCCGGCTCACTCCCTCGCTGCCCTCACACACCTGCTCACACTCAGGGGCCTCTTGGGAGCTGCCCCCAACAATGACCAGCTGCTGTAAAGACCCTCCGTGTTCACTTGCTGACCCTTCCCTGTCTGGTTCCTGCATGACGCCTGTCAGCGCCTGACAGCACATTCTAGATCTCTCTGCTTGTCTGTCTTCCTCCCCACAGAGCGAGGGCTCCGTGAGGGCAGGGGCTTGTCTGATCCTGGTTACACCCCAGGGCCTGGACCAGGCTCCAGGTATTAATACCTGAGGATGAAGGAAGGAGTGTTCCCAGGAATCCCACAGCCTGGTGTTTGTCAGTTTCTAAGGGTGCCGGGTAAGGACAGTGGTTACTGTCCTGgttatgtctttttctgtggtgaGACAATATTATTGTTATCAGTTTTCAACAATTACTGCTCAGTGAAGAATAACTTACAAAACCAACACCATTTGAGGTCTTCCCACCCCTCACCAACTCTAGTTCATGGAGTCTCCGGGGGCTgagccccccaccctccctgctccccgCCCTCTGCCCTCAGGCCTGAACAGAGGTCCTCTGTCCCCTCTCAGAGCCCAGTCTCCCCCAGAGACCAGCCAGTCTCTTGTTCTCCAGTCTCTGCCCACTCCTGAAAATTGGCCCCTCTCACCTGCCAGGAGGATCCTGTTCCAGGGGACATGCCTCCTGCTTGCCGGGCCTGACGGGGGCTCCATGGGGTCTGCTGTCTGCTGGCCCCTGTATCTGTGAGGAGAACTTCCGGTCCAGAAACGCTCACAGGCCCTGCAGTCGCTGTGTGAGCTCTGCTGTCCTTCCCGCTCTGTGCTGGGCCTCCTCCCGGGGCAGGAGCACTTGGCTGGGTCACGTGGCCAGGGGGCGGGGCCTCTGCCAAggcccctcccactccctccccgctcatccttccctccctagtggccccgcccccttcccctTCTGTCTGTGTTTCTATTCCCCAAACTCTGCTGAGTGCTCTGCCTTCTAGAGCAGACccaccacccacacacaccacacacacacacacacacatatccacacacacacctacacacataaACACCTAcaacacacctacacacacccacagctacacacccacacacacatccctACACACACATCCCTACACATACAGGTACACACAGACACCTACACACACCTACATACACACACctacacatacccacacacacatacacctacacacacacacatgcacacacacacacacacacccttgtctggaaaatcacaGCCTTGGGGTGTCCGGGTCCGGGGCCCCCATGATCTGGATCAGATGCAGACTGCCCTCCTTCATCCCCTTCTGGCTTTTCCCTTCAGAgcaggagcctgggggtggggggtgcgtcAGGAACTCTTGTCACAGGGACGTCATCCCCGCAGTGCGAGGGAATCACCTGTGGAGCTTCATGAAGACTGCAAACCCCCAGGTGACACCTTAGAAATGCTGTTTCAGCAGCTGCCCAGGTCACGTGCTTGCCCAGCCTGACTGAGACCCCAGAACCCCGGTTAGgctgccccacccaccccagtgttGGCCTCTGCTGTGTTTTGATCTGGGGTCTCTCAGCACAACGCACAGATCCAAACTTTCCAAATTTTGCTGGTAATTGTTCCCGTTCACAGAAACCCAGCTGGGCGCCCAGGGTCTTCCTGTTTTCAAATATCTGAGAAGATTGCTTTACTCCCCTCAGGAAGAACACACTGACTCTGGATGAGAGAAAGGGGTCACATGAGTGACGACTGGAGAGGGGCCTGACCTCCACCTTAGCTTGTCACCAGCCTGGCGTCTGTTTCCTGggaccgctgctgctgctgctgctaagtcacttcagtcgtgtctgactctgtgcgacctcatagacatcagcccaccaggctcctccatccctgggactctccaggcaagaatactggagtgggttgtcacttccttctccaatgcatgcatgcaggctTTATCGCTACAGTTGTGTCAGACCCTGTGCGATCCTATGGgcagcagccccccaggctcctccgtccacaggattctgcaggcaagaatactggagtgggttgccactgccttctccagggacagagacccagaagCGGGTGTCAGGAGGAGCTGCAGGTTGCAGGTGAGAAGGGAAAGGTTTCCTGTGTGTCCTGGGAAGAGAGGAAGCTGGTGCTGAGGGGTGGGCTGACTGTGGGCTCCCTGGTCCTCGGGTCAAGTTCCAGGAGACTCTCCCTCTCTGTGCCTGTTGCCTGAGCCTTGGTTCAGAAACTGTTCAGGTCCTCCTTGCCATTATAGGGCCTCCTCTGTCACCCTGGCTGattttcctgaggtcactgtgatcTTTCCCATGGGTGGTTCCAGGCAGGGATGGGAGCTGGCATGGTTGCCCATGGGCCCCTAGAAGGTTGGGCAGTGTAGTGTGGGCACACAGGAGGGGCCCTGAGGGTCTGTTAGAGGAGGGGTCCCCTGGGGTCTAACGCCTGATGATCCGATgtggagttgatgtaataataatagatataAGTGCACAGTAATTGTAATGCGCTTGAATTATCCCCAAATCACCCCCACCACTCCGCaactgtcttccatgaatccGTTCCCTGGTGCCCTTAAGGTTGGGAACCGCTGTTTAGAGGGAGGGATGGAAATCAGGCTCCTTCTCTACCTCCTTAGCCAAGGCAAAGTTCACCTGttaatttcctgtttattttctgtGCAGCCCAATGTTGGCCCCTGGAGGTCATGAGCAGACCTGGGGACAATGTAAGCAGCTGCAAGGGGTGCAAACGCCAAAAGGTGTGAGCCGGCTCTGTGCCCTGGGCAGAGGGGGCCGCTGACCTCCAGACTAGGGGCTGTCACCCAGGGTCCAGGTCACTGTGGGTCCCCAGACTTCCCGACTCCATCCCAGCGCAGAGTGAACCCAGGGAGACGATGGGCATTGTTCAGTGGCAGGAGAACCGTCCATCCAGGTGGACGTGTGCTCAGGAGGAGCTCTCAGTCCCTGAGGCTTCAAAGGAAGGGTCGGTGGGGAGTCTCTGGGGCTTTGGGGCGAGGGTGGCGGCCTGTGGGCTGGACCCCAGAAGGCCTGTCCTTCCCCACCTCTCAGCACTGGGGCTGCGCCCTAGTTTTCTGTGTCCCCATCGGTGGTCTGCTCTCGGTCTCCCCACAGCTCCGGGACCTGGGGCAGCTCCACCTCCCCCACGGGACCCCAGTCCCCCTGAGATGGAGCAACTGCAGAAGCTGGGTTCCCCTGTGCCACGCTGCTCTGGAAGTTCCCTTCCTTTCCCAGGATGCTTTGGGGGACTGAGATGTCTCCAAGGACCACAGGTGTCCCCCCAGATCAGGGACCTTGGGATGAGGAGCTGCTCCCCAATTCCTGTGAGTTCACGCTGGGGCTCCCCCCTCCCCTGTGGTCACTCCCTTAGGATGGAGGATCAGGATTCTGAGCCACGTCAGGTCTccgagagaaggagaaggaatcaAGCTGCTAGCCCAGGCCCTCTGGGGAGACTAGAAGATTCTCCTGAGTAGAGATGGGAGTGGGTGTGATAATCTGGGAATGAGTAGAGGTCTGCCTCCTCACACATAAGAGGCCCCTGTCCTCCTGACTCCGGGAGGAATAGAGTCCCGCCCTGGAGCAGCTGTGGGCACTTGCAGGTCTCCCCCAACTCAGATGCCAGGGCCCCTGTGTCCACAAGGGATATTCTCTGACCCCTCGGTGTCACTctgggagggggatgggggtCTGGCTTCTGTTATGTAGATTCCCTTATCTATTTAAAGAGTATATTGAGCATGTGTGACATGTCAGCCGTGGGTTGTGTCCTGGACTCCAGAGAATAGGATAGACTTGGGTCGTGGGTGAACACACTTGACTTGTGATGGGGAGGCAGACACTCAGAGAAAATCCTGGAAATAAGGAGCTAATTTTAATGGAGGGATGGACTGAACGGGAAGGGTCTGGTGCATCCGGAGTCTGTCATGGAATCTCAGCTGGACTGCGAATCATGGAAGGCACCCCTGAGAAAGTGACCTTTTGCCTGAGATGTGAAGGGTGAGCAGACCCTCAGCAGAGAAGGACAGGGGATGAGAGGGCAGAGCTACCTGAGGGGAGTCTGGCCTTCAGGTGGGCCTGGCTGGGAGGAGGAGCTGACAGAGTCCAGTGTGGGGAACTGGGAGAGTGGGGAGGACCGTGGACGGAGTAGGTTGCTGAGGGTCGGAGGCTGCTGGGCGGTGGGAGCTGCTAAGCGGGAAGGAGGTGGGTAGCCCTGTGGAGGCGCCTGACTGTGGAGGAGCTCTGCCGCCCTCTGGTGGCCAAGGAGGGGAGTATAGAAGGGAAAGGCCCTGAAGCAGGTTTTCTCCTAAGACAGCTCAAGAATTTGTCAAGTGTTTACATATCATTTTacaaaccccagggacagaggatcctggcaggctacaggcagGAGGTCGCAAAGGatcggacacgaccaagtgactaaccCTTTGAACACTACATGTCATTTATGCtgaatcatgtcccactctgaatttccaactctctcatccaagATCTTCTCTTATATACCCCACTCCAAGATTTCATTCAGTTGAGATTTGTGCTGATACCAGGCCAATTTCTCTTTGTAGAAGAGGATCCAGTTGCAACATTCTCAGCCCTGGGGCAGGACTGGAGCATCTGTAAGTAGGAGGAGGGTGAGGAAACCTCCTTGTTCCCCGCCTGTGCCAGAGGGTCCATGTGGACATGCAAAGgctgcatttccttttctcccttgaccCCTTAGTGTCTTCCCCATGGGGCAGGGCCAGGTGGAATTGGAAGACCAGGGGTGGTGTGGTGACTCTGAACCTCCTCTTTCCGCCTTCTCTATCTCTGCCCCCATCAGGGGACCTGGTCTTCATGGTGGGAAGGAAGGTGGGGCTTCTCCATCGGCCCCTGATCAGAGATTCTTTCAGCAAAAGGGACACAGGGATCAAGCACGCTATCTCTGGCCTCAGCTTCCCTGTCACCCCGTATGATTGTAGTAACTGAATTATTAGGATCTAATGGCCTCTTTAGCATTCTAATTTAATTATTAGattgtttttacttctttttaccTTTTGATATTTGAAGTTTCAAAGGTGAATCTCCATCTTCCTTGAGCCTGATTAGGGTTGGTGCCAGGGCAGGTCAGTTGTCTTAAAGGTTATCTTTTATAGTAGCTTTAGGTTCACAGCAGAAGTAAGGGAAGGTACAAGTTTTCTTAGGACCTGCTGCCCACAAGTGTAGGGCCTCCTCCATATTCGGCCTTCCACACCCGAGGTGTACATTTTATCAATTGATGAACCCACATGGATACATGAAAATGACCCAGCTTCCATAGCTTCCATTAGGGTTCACAGTTGGTGCTGTAAATTGCATGGGTTTGAACAAGTGATTTTCagcaacatgggcttccctgggggcgccgtggtaaagaatcatcctgcccattcaggagacccagtttgatttctggctcaggaagatctcctggagaagaaatggcaaaccactggagtgttcttgcctgggaaatctcatggatagaggagcctggcgggctacagtctatggggtcgccaaagagttgcacatgacttagcaactagaagAACCACAATGTCAGTGACAGGCCTGCTGCCAaagtcccagcatcagggctagTGAGTACAGAGCAGGTGGATGTGTGTCTGCAGGGCTAGTGAACACAGAGCTGATGGTTGTGTGTCTGTATATTCAAAAAGTATGACATACATCTCTTGTTTATTTACCCATACTCAAATATGGAAACCTCATGTGTGGGGTGGCCATGATGAACCAGTGTCTGCCTACAAGTTAAGCATTGTttagaggactttcctggtggctcagtggataggattccgcctgccaaagcacagtacatggacttgatccctgatcaggaggATTTCACCTGCTTCTGAGCAACTAAAGCCATGCATCagaactactgagtctgtgctccagagaCCACGAGCTGCAATGACTGAAGTCTActtgcctagagcccatgctcgggagtagagaagccaccacaatgagaagccggtgtatcacaacgaagagtagcccctgctcactgc from Cervus elaphus chromosome 4, mCerEla1.1, whole genome shotgun sequence includes:
- the LOC122692109 gene encoding carcinoembryonic antigen-related cell adhesion molecule 6-like isoform X2, whose protein sequence is MEPPSGPASRRHVPWNRILLAVSLLTFWPPTTTAQLTIETVPPLAAEGTDVLLLAHNLPENPLAYTWYRGERVENSQLIASYRADTNVTTKGPAHSGRETLCPSGTLLIQNVIQKDTGSYTLLILQFDLQTERQTGHLHVHPVLPTPVITSNNSNPWEHKDTVVLTCGPETQNTSYMWWINDQSLPSSTRLELSEDKRTLTVFSVTRKDTGPYVCEARNPVSVRRSDPFTLQVLYPVARPSLQASNTTVAEHEGPVVLTCLTDETRVSIRWFFKGQSLLLTMGMTLSLDNSTLTIDPVSRKDAGDYQCEVSNRSNSSKSDPLRLSVTCTMAFSDSAPAPRLTLVLEEGHSTLPFSAWISRPSPLPRGYSLSSFSSSLTSCLHHNRGNWPPASTSGRGPSGGSVSQASLPEARSPAPIYQELLRPDTDVYCQINHKADVGR